The genomic stretch tctaagaatcaaattcctggaagtctacggagactcggccttggtaatctaccaagtcaaaggggaatgggacacaaagcacccaaatctaattccttacaaagaatatgtgctgagtttgattctttacttcgaagaaatcactttcgaacacatcccacgcgaggaaaatcaactagctgatgctttagctaccatgtcatccatgttcaaagtcaggtgggacaacgaggcgcctatgatcaccatttacaggcaagatgaaccatcctattgcaatgagatcaataccgaaggaaccgaggaaaaaccatggttccatgaagtaaaaagatatctcgaagctcaggagtaccctgaaggggcatccattaatgacagaaagtttctaaggagatttgctgccaaattctttctaagcaatggaaccctatacaaacgcaaccatgactcgactttacttcgctgtgtaaacaagaaggaagcagaacagatcatggaagaaatacacaatggtgccttcggtactcattccagtggacatacaatggctaaaaagatcctgagagcaggttattactggtctaccatggaaacagactgccatcatcactcccgaacatgtcacaaatgccagatatacgctgacaaagtacatgtacctccagttccattaagcgtcctgacggctccttggccttttgcaatgtggggtattgatatgattggagaaatcaaacctactgcctccaacggacatcgctttatcctggtcgctattgactacttcacaaagtgggtagaagcagcttcatttgcttctgttaccaagaatgtggtggcccggttcatcaaatacaatctcatttgtcggtacggcatccctgaacggattatcacggacaatggcacaaatctaaacaacagaatgattactgaactttgcacacagttcaagatcaagcatcataattcctctccatatcgaccaaagatgaacggcgcggtggaagctgccaacaagaacatcaagaaaatcatacaaaaaatgacagtaacctacaaagactggcatgagatgttgccttttgctcttcatggttatcgcacatctgcgcgtacttcaacaggggcaactccattctccttagtctatggtatggaggcagttcttccaattgaaattcagattccttccctaaggattatgaaagaagccaatctagacgaagacgattggattcaaacacggttggaccagataaacttgattgatgagaaaaggctcgcagctatttgtcatggtcagctataccaaaagcgtatgatcaaagccttcaacaaaaaagtcaaaagtcaagcataccaaactggtggcttggttgtcaaacgcatcatcttaccacaaggtgatcccagaggcaaatggactcccacctacgagggaccattcataatcaagaaaatattctccggcggcgccatgttgcttaccaccatggatggcgaggatttcccacaccctgtgaatgctgacatagtcaaaaaatacttctcttaaaaagaaaaaaaacagctcgctaagttgaaaacctgaaagggcaacttaggcaaaaaatgagcgtctcggtggattgaaaacccgaaagggcggtccaggcaaaaattagagactaaacaaatactatcccggtaggctgaaaacctgaaagggcggcctaggcaaaagttagggaatgaagcatacaactatgttccgttcagctgcctactcaccatcaagattcaacacctcaaagacaccgatcagtccaatcactttcttccaacaagtgagggatgagatgctcgaggacagattggcaatagcagagttgaaacttgactggattgttttcacatagctatttatctctataaatattttccaaaactttctgacaatttcctacttctaggattgttgtctccctgtgctaaccagcctatcatggctcttttttcaaaaatcaatgcagcttaggctcaaaaatcactattttcactttttctgttttgaatacgtaaacgtcccaatgataattttgaatgaacatgtgcatttgaatatgattgatgtttaccaggaaaaacaggaatagcattcaggaaatgtcccaattatctggacatcattccatcagaagaaaatccccaagagaaacgcatttctcagcaaattcctcaaaaagattttctcttcaaaagaagtcttatcccccagcagggttgttccagattactatcttcagaaggtgtgatccccgcacccggacttggtcagatagtgcatcggaggattatgcatcttcctcattcccatttgaaagggcatcagaacttccagctacctttcattcccaagtgatattcaaagatccttcaacagaataccaggattctcaaagaatttccccagccgagggtactcaaacaagacaaaagatcatcaacgatcacaatatagtcatatccagatgactggcggaaatttattttcccaaatagaagctcgacatctcacattcatacatcacatattcacattcatacatcacatattcacattcatacatcatattcatacatcatgcatcatgcgcatattcatacgcatattcatacacaacatcacatgcatatttctccgggaatatctcacatttacatgcatcataaacattgcatatcactaacttgatttttcaggtagacggatatcttcaacaaagatgttctcaatcacatgcagtgttcacctgaattccatgaacagttctctcagatataatcaagccgaagattcattctgatcacttaccaactcaaaaacagacatcacagatctaagttgatacctcagacggttccaaaacgatctagcatcacagatctaaagcgatacctcagacggttccagaacgatctagcatcacagatctaaagcgatacctcagacggttccaaaacgatctagcatcacagatctaaagcgatacctcagacggttccaaaacgatctagcatcacagatctaaagcgatacctcagacggttccaaaacgatctagcatcacagatctaaagcgatacctcagacggttccaaaacgatctaacattgcagatctaaagcgatacctcagacggttccagaacgatctagcatcacagatctaaagcgatacctcagacggttccaaaacgatctaacattgcagatctaaagcgatacctcagacggttccagaacgatttaacattgcagatctaaagcgatacctcagacggttccacaatgatcaaacgtccaaaatctaaatcggaaaaactttggacaagttccgtaacgattatcttccaagacttaaagcggtaaccttggacggttccgaaacagtcaacacaaagactttcaaatccttcatcaagatataatcaatagattcattctgatgaacaaaccatcaacccattcaccaggtggcatctgaaagcccatctcaggtaatgtgtcaatcttccaacaacatttcacagacgacattcaaatgcaacttccaacatctcttctgatcaaggtaagtgcaaattttcagggcatctaaatattcaatcatcttctaccttcagatttcagacaatctcttcaggtttaagaagattgaataggggcaactgttataccccaaaatttgcccgcattatttttcaagaaaactccaatctgaaaattaaaagtctcatataatcatggatttttatttcaacaaagatcctgatatatgaaatacttagtttttagaacttttcttatacagtaatttggcttgcagctgaatttattcttacgcaaacaccaaatactgtttattacttcacacatgctatttatttatttacagataaatagtactacaCAATTgttacagagttaaatctttttgcaggcgcagaatcaggaaactcagactgtactggtaacaagtagattattattatcttttgtttcccactaatttttgtactatattccattattttcaaaaaaatcttttcaaatctctttttcaaaaatcaaatctctctttttcccaacactatctccactttctttcaaatcttacttccacacaaattttccttttgtacggaatcacatcattccccaacgtctctatccttctttccattctataaatacctctcattttcttccataaaatctcacatcaaattctaattcatctctcaaatttctacttcataatccatcctttcttcttccccgacaaaatggcaaagcagtgggaaacgtgttttctaatggtcatcaccattgctacggcgatcatgtctttcttctgtctgcatagcccggaacactgtggacctgggatgcttatgctcccaatcatctacatgttactatttgtagcatgggttaccaatcgtcattcttaaaatttgccatatttcttatttcttaaatgtaccgtttattcgtcgtactgttcaatatagtatgtaatatttgtactgtcagtattaaatattgtactacttgtcataatatcgcttaattactcagataatattttatgtgttttctgccagtcaaatattcatttttctgtgcattaaatgattttcagggttattatcggtaattttgctcgcatacagtaaatattagttatttattatgtctgtgttttttaacaagtcatgtaaataaactttcatttttcacataaaacaaaagcaaaaacaacaaaaaaaaagaaaattaactttgactgttgatttttcactctaactgctacatcaatacctgaacagtcagttaacagccaaactgctggcagtacaattctcagtgttttgtaccatcaatcaaatcaatctttcacaattcaaaattcaaagatttttgttctagaagtcttctgaatatcacgcgattagcagagactcaacactgcacaaaaatcaggtacgcttaactgtctcctacataaacagtccctgactagggttttcttgtttttacaggagaaacaagtttttgagagctcaaatggatttcatacacatccatatatctcaaagtaccatcatacgaattttcaaacttcaattcactcagacgcaccgtcagcagctcaaacagtcaacagacgacccgtttgaccaaaaagtcaacagacagtcaaaaatgaaattttttgtcaaagtccatattttgtcaaaggattcatcatttgatcattggatgatcataattcatcaaggaaagatcaaaaatcaacaaaaccctaagattcaaaattagggtttttgcctgaaaagtcaactcaactttgactgatcataactctctcatccttcatccaaaaaattcaaaccaaagctcattttgaaggaaattcaattatctttcaaatgccattgatcccatggtcattgcattcaccatttgaaaaatatgatcaaagacattacaggtcattttcaaagtcaacaaaaagacacttttttcaaaaggacacacaaggagcatcaaaaataattttgacatgagaccaaagacattggttataggactctttgaggtttccgaaaagtgaaagatctccttcatatgacaaaaattgagggatttacaccttgttgaagttggctaaattttgggaaaatgcatgaaatcaacattgctcaaaaatgtattttttccaaatggggccaagttttcatggttcaaacatcatttccataatattacgggcctcccacgaccaagaccaagcccataacatttttctccattttttgatttaattttatcatttaagattaaattaaaaaaggaaaaaaaggaaggataaagcatagcttattttctaagctaaagcctccacatGTGACTTAATTATGCAGGAAGGAAGGTGCAAAGCAAGTCTATGGCAAGAGTGTGGAAAAAtgaagcaatggttgcttgaattttaagtttgaaagtcaagattccaacaaagacaattaaggctttttagcttagtttttaagcactccatggcttataaataggcgAGCATACTCCAACAATCAAAGGAGAACGAAAATAGCAAAGGGAGATAGCAAGAAAGctcacaaaattctcacaaaattctccaaactttgtaattttcattttcatatttccactcaatatcaacacaaaataaaCACTTCCAAACATCTCACAAaagagagacaagttcagaaagaAAGCCTTACTCgtaatacacttgtaaccacttgaaaaaattcaaagaaaattcaaattcgagtttttaatttcagtccatttcaatacaaactaagcattcaaacatcatctctgagcttcactgaaactattccaatcaattgcaagtcttaaacatcactgaatcgagctacacaggtcacgatttgtccaaactaaaactgacttgtatctcataacacaagcatatctagcacgatgtagacatatatttggacttggtgtggtgtgtagatcatttctggaactttaattaagttttagacgcttacacacgaagttaccattttagggttcataacctaaaatttagggctttctgaaataggcaaaattagaagttctaaatagcaccattaaaatcgcatgaacaatacgaacttaaccatggcatcgcgccaaatttatactcatgtttgcttgtattctctattattaacaggtgtaaaagattggagtttttacaccacctgcaaatgaacggtgtaaaagcccatctgaaggttgaagatgatgcgtggcgtcctctgattggatgggaggcgcgcgcgtgatttttttaaactgaccttggattcagtgttttgcaggtgttccacgtgctatggtccctcatgctttccaccatctgatccatccatctcctaatccaacgcgccagatcatgcagctacatcatgttccctcacatgcataccacatctgattagtatccttttattttctatttttattttaatttctttgttaaattaattaaaaatagtttcaaaaatccaaaaaatacacaaaaaatatttttagacttctaaaataatatattattttctgaaataaaaatattttatttttcttcaaaatttcaatattttgcgtaattaattagtatatatttatatatttgctttttaattattctaaccaatcaaaaaatcataaaaaaaattgttctttatgttaaatattgtttatatactataagttaattttgtacatattttgaataattttctctttaagttttagttatttgtataattatttgtataattatgtattaattagcttaatcaatttcaaaaattccaaaaaaattagtttttgttttaaaattaattgacaaatattttgtacatattttgaacttaatttctaggtttaaatctattttcatcttttttcttcattttaatttaattaatcaggcattaattataattaaaatcaatcataaaaaatccaaaaaacatgccttttatttttcttgcaatttaaattcctagataaatgtataggatgtcaaattcatgtaaataggctagtttacgtttcctgcacaatcgatgtaatagcgtagatttactttccgcactttacatttccgcattttaatttccagcaaatataaactgcgtgtatgtcaaagataaaattgaaccgttagatcactaacttcaaagataaaatatctgaatacaatcacaatcacgcttgcacctcttaaggtaatcccttcacattcttttcaaaatcaaagtcaaaattctactattttgagtacaaaatcgaaccttgcgtttatatccggtgaaaggatagatttttaaaggaaataggataaagaccttacaactcagggtagacctcctagtttgcttgctcaaatcaaaacaaacaaaatctcatacactgttgtttttcaaaacaaaactttcaaaaaaaaagacaatactttgtatacatccaaacacggatcattacaaagttaacgttcttttcaaaacatctttcgaaagataaacaaacattttgtatacatccacacacggatcattacaaaattcaaaattacaaaagtatttgaaaccacatatgagcaatttcagagcaattgaaaagtgatcgaaaaacaagtgagctaagaaaacttaagagcccatggataaccatggatacaaagggtgctaacaccttccctttgtataacctacccccttacccagaatttcttaaaggtcttttttctgtttcttttataaacctttccttaattggataaaataaaaggtcggtggcgactctgtgaattttcaaaaatgcgaaagcattaagcgataaaaagagtcagttcacgtatctctacagatcagaggtatggcccggtattaaaaaacggaggtccacacttgCTTATTTGCTTATtgcttccattgcatgtttcctcTTATTTGTATATCTTCCATTGCCTGTTTCCCTTAGCAcataacatgatacatacatacacacccttagattagaaaattagcaagaatggatcctgtggagtaccacagacgtgaggggtgctaataccttcccctcacgtaacagacacccttaccctttctctaaGACCTGTGCtattatttggttttcttcgatattttccattcctgtgTGTAGGAgaaatagatgttcgatggcgacttcattgttatttgtttcgatgagttttccagttgcttcagctgGCGACTCCATTGGGGACATAAGACCTGAGTGTCGTTCCTAGTTCTTGCTTGATTTCTATTCTGTGGGTGTTTGTGTGTTTACTGCTAGCATCATTGTATATATtgcttgcatgcatttgcatctatGTGTTTACCGCTTTCCATATTCTGGATATACTGCTGTGCTGGCTGGTTGTTTTTCTTGGCGGTCGGGATGTTACTGTGAGGTAAAAGGTCCATTACCCAGACCAAGTATACACTTAGATTAGCGTGGATAGTTATGTTGGCTCTCGTGGCGCCTGGCACGTAGAGTTGGCATAACATACCACAACCAGGAGAGAACTCGGTGAGGCGATCTTTGTCCGGCATGCTTATTACCGTAGGCAGACGCTCTCATTGTTTGTTCGAAATTCCTGGTAACCATTAGGGACATCCTGTGTGTGTTTAGGATTCTTACTTGTGAGGTTTTGgttgggacaggaaaccttggctcctacataccatttgtTTCTTCAGACTTGAGGCCGAACCTTTATTTGGTTTGTTCTCATTGTGTGTGATATGCCGCTAGTTCAGATTTGAGGaaggacctttatttggtctattCTCATTACGCTTAATATTTTGGTATTCTGAAATGACGGCGGAGCTTTGATCTTGTTACCTTTGATTATATTCAGACGTGGTACAACAAGAGTGGCTTTTTCGGTGGTTATTTGGTTCTTGGTGTTTTGTTGCAGTGTTAAACCTTTGATCCTGATACTCTCGTGTCGATACTAGAAAATCAGCGCAGCATTGTCCAGATATATGATATGCATAACATGTTTTTTTTGTCTTTTGCATCATTTTAACATTCATGTTTCTTATTTCCAGGTGTTCACAATATTTATTCTAATTTCGAGCAAAGGTTTACCTAAGATGAGTCCACACAAGAGTCGCAATGTTGGATACAAATTTGTGAAGATTTCCTTGGGGGCATTGGCAGCTTTAGCTGAGAGGTCTCCGCCTGCAAACAGAGTTGTCTTTGAGAAGAAATATGGAAAGATACTGGATATTTTGGACTCGCCTTTGACAGAATACGAGGAAGGGGGAGTTCACACACTCTTGCAGTTTTACGAGCCTCCTTTACGTTGGTTCACTTTTGTGGACTTCCAGTTGTTGCCTACCTTAGAGGAATACTCATATCTGATGGGAGTTCCAGTCAAGCGTCAAGTTCCGTTCTAGAATACTATGGAGGTTCCGTCGTCTGATCAATTGGCgtctgctctttatttgagccagTCATGGGTGAAAGCTAATTTTGAATCTAAGGTTAACCGTTCTGGTATCTCCTTGGAGTGTTTGTTGAAGGAAGCTCATGATGTTGCTGACAAGGGAGCGTGGAGGGGGTTCAATGCTTTATTGGCTTTATGTGTCTATTGGATAGTCTTGTTTCCCAACATACCTAAATTTGTGGACATAAATGCCATCCGTATTTTCATGACAGGAAACCCAGTTCATATGCCTTCTAGAAAGCATAAGGACATAGGAGGTGTTGTGAACTGTTGCCTTCCATTGTTATACATGTGGTTTAACAGTCATATGCCTTGCAAAGGAGCTTTCGTAGCTACTCGAGATTCCTTGACCTGGGCGAAAAGATTGATGGGATTAAGGGCTAAGGACATTCGCTGGTATACTCCAAAGTTAGATTGGAAAGATGACGAGATGGTGTCTGAATGTGGGGAATTTGATAATGTTCCTCTCATAGGAGTTAGAGGTGGTATTAATTATAACCCACGTCTCACTGTGCGTCAGTTGGGTTTTGATCTGGTGAGTCCTCCCGAAGATAGATTTGTGAAAGAATCCTTGTACTATGATGTATCGCAAGACAACACTGAATTGCAGAGAGCTTTCGGAGCATGGTTTAATGTTAGAATGAGAGTCAAAGCGgagctggggaaaagagattgcaTTGCTCATCCTGATTATGCGGAGTGGGTGGAGAACAGAGCAAAATACAATGAGTTGCCTTTCCCTTTTGAGGACCTTTTGTACACGCATGGTCCTGATTTTCCTATTGATATGTCGGTGGGAAGTTTCTAAAGACAACGTATGCCAATGAACAACTTCGTGAAGAGAACTTGGATTTGAGTATGAAGTTGTTTGACGTCAATCAAGAGAAAAAGACTTGAGTCGTAAATTGAGGATGATCAGTGAAAGTTCTGGCAGGAAGGCCAAGGCACAAAAGAGACAATGCGTTGGTAACACTGTTGTTGATGAGGTTACTGAATTAAAGAAGGCGTTAGAAGAAGCTGAAGTCAGGTATTTAGAGAAACAACGGGAACTTGACGAAATGTCGGTTTCCAAAGAGGAGTTGCAAATCCAACACGAGGCGGAAATACCGAGTTTAGCATCAGTGCTTCAACGCAGTGATGATAGAATTGATGAAGGATATGCACAAAGAAAGAGGCTACAATGTCACCTCCAAGGAAGTCAAGCCCGGTTAGACAAAGTGTTGAAAGAGAATCAGACTCTAAGAGATCAACTTCAAGAGAAAGACGAGATCATTCGAGGGCTCACTCAGAAGCCAGATTAGTGATGTTCGAGAGTAGTGTTTGATGTTTGTTTTCTGGTTGTTTTGTTATTGATCACCATCAGGCTTGTTGATGGGATCGATTATTGGGATGGATctttgtttgaaaatttgtaaTGAACTTCTTGTATGCCTTACCTTGATGATTATATGATATGTTTGTTCTTGTGCGGAACCCATTGCTTGGTTTTATATTTTGCTAGAAATTACGAATCAATGCgttgaacacttggaaatattaaACATGTCGCTTGCAT from Vicia villosa cultivar HV-30 ecotype Madison, WI linkage group LG4, Vvil1.0, whole genome shotgun sequence encodes the following:
- the LOC131597545 gene encoding uncharacterized protein LOC131597545, which translates into the protein MEVPSSDQLASALYLSQSWVKANFESKVNRSGISLECLLKEAHDVADKGAWRGFNALLALCVYWIVLFPNIPKFVDINAIRIFMTGNPVHMPSRKHKDIGGVVNCCLPLLYMWFNSHMPCKGAFVATRDSLTWAKRLMGLRAKDIRWYTPKLDWKDDEMVSECGEFDNVPLIGVRGGINYNPRLTVRQLGFDLVSPPEDRFVKESLYYDVSQDNTELQRAFGAWFNVRMRVKAELGKRDCIAHPDYAEWVENRAKYNELPFPFEDLLYTHGPDFPIDMSVGSF